The Vibrio echinoideorum DNA window GCCTCGCTATCGCGGGGCTTTTTTGTATCTGCGATACGAGCAAGACGACGGTTAGTTACAATGAGCACAAATCACTTACCCTATCAGTTGCATTTTGCCCCCCACTTGATAGTATTTTACGGATTGGTAAATGCTGAAAAGCCCCTTAGATAGCACAAGCTTACCTATAAAATGCAGATATAAAAAAACCGCTAGTTGCCTAGCGGTTTTTTTGGTTTATCGAAACTGATTAAGCCAAGGCTTAAGGCATTTCGTCAAACTCTTCACCTTCTTTATCCACTTGTGGTGGCATCAGGTGCTCACGTGTAATACCCAACTTCATAGCTAGTGCAGATGCAACGTAGATAGAAGAGTACGTACCAACCGTAATACCCAATAGAAGTGCAGTCGCGAAACCGTGAATCATAGCGCCACCCTGAACGAACAGTGCGATAACTACGAACAAGGTTGTGCCAGAAGTGATCAATGTACGGCTCAATGTTTGTGTGATTGAGTTGTTCAGTACTTCAGGCGCTTCACCCTTACGCATCTTACGGAAGTTTTCACGAATACGGTCAAATACCACTATGGTATCGTTGAGGGAGTAACCGACGACCGTTAGCAAGGCTGCTACGATGGTTAGATCCACCTCAATTTGCATTAGAGAGAACACACCTAGTGTGATAATAACATCGTGCGCTAGTGCTAATACTGCACCTGCAGCCAAACGCCATTCAAATCGCACCGACACGTAAATCAAGATACAAATAAGCGAAACAATGATAGCAAGGCCACCAGCTTCTGTTAGTTCGTCACCCACATTTGGACCAACGAACTCAATACGGCGCATCTCAACTTGCTCACCAGTACCATCTTTAATCGCAGATAGGATCTGGTTACCAAGCGTTTCGCCAGCAACACCGTCACGCGGACGTAAACGAACCATTACTTCACGCGCAGAACCAAAGTTCTGTACCGTTGCATCACCGAAACCTTCCGCTTCTAGTGCACTACGGATATCAGGTAGGTTTGCTGGTTCCTCAAATCCCACTTCAATCAGAGTACCGCCGGTAAAATCTAGACCCCAATTCAACGATTTCGTTGTTAGGGTAAAGATAGCAGTACCAATCATCAAGATAGAGAATAAAAAGGCAACCTTTGACCAACGCATAAAGTCGATCATTTTTTCTGCTTTTAGAATCTGAAACATATTAATTCCTAGCCTTAGATCGACAGTTTCTTAACGCGTTTGCCACCATACATCAGGTTCACGATACAACGTGTTCCGATAATAGCTGTAAACATTGAAGTTAAGATACCGATTGATAACGTTACCGCGAAGCCTTTAATCGCACCTGTACCTACAGCAAATAGAATAATGGCTGTCAGTAGAGTGGTGATATTGGCATCGGCGATTGTGCTAAATGCGTTTGCATAACCTTGGTGAATCGCTTGTTGAGGACTACGTCCATCTCGAAGTTCTTCACGTATACGCTCAAAGATAAGAACGTTAGCATCGACTGCCATACCGACCGTCAATACGATGCCGGCAATCCCTGGTAGCGTCATTGTTGCGCCTGGAATCATCGACATAACACCGATAATCAATACCAAGTTCGCCATCAAAGCGACGTTCGCAATCAGACCGAAAGTACGGTAGTAAAG harbors:
- the secF gene encoding protein translocase subunit SecF; this translates as MFQILKAEKMIDFMRWSKVAFLFSILMIGTAIFTLTTKSLNWGLDFTGGTLIEVGFEEPANLPDIRSALEAEGFGDATVQNFGSAREVMVRLRPRDGVAGETLGNQILSAIKDGTGEQVEMRRIEFVGPNVGDELTEAGGLAIIVSLICILIYVSVRFEWRLAAGAVLALAHDVIITLGVFSLMQIEVDLTIVAALLTVVGYSLNDTIVVFDRIRENFRKMRKGEAPEVLNNSITQTLSRTLITSGTTLFVVIALFVQGGAMIHGFATALLLGITVGTYSSIYVASALAMKLGITREHLMPPQVDKEGEEFDEMP